ATCAAGGCTGGTCCCGGACATCACACCTATATAGAGCGCCATGGCTTAGCGTTTACTCGAAGCCAGCTGGGTGGTTTTCTCTTGATCCATGCGCGCCATCAGCGGTTGGCTTTGCGCGAGGAAGCGTGAGCGTTCAGCTTTGGAGATCGGATCGGCCATCGCTACCTTCTGGCCCAGTGGATCGACGTGTACGCCATTGACCTGGAACTCGTAGTGCAAGTGCGGGCCGGTGGATAGGCCGGTGGTACCGATGTAGCCGATCACCTGACCTTGCTTGACGCTGCCACCAGTCTTGATGCCTTTGGCGAAGCCCTGCATATGACCGTACAGCGTGCGGTAGGTATTGCCGTGCTGGATGATCACGGTGTTGCCGTAACCGCCGCGACGACCCGCCAGCAATACTTTGCCGTCACCGGCAGCCTTGATCGGCGTACCGCGTGGGGCGGCGTAATCGACGCCCTTGTGGGCGCGGATCTTGTTCAGGATCGGGTGCTTGCGGCCCATGGAGAATTTCGAGCTGATGCGGGCGAAGTCTACCGGGGTACGGATAAACGCCTTGCGCATGCTATTGCCGTCAGCCGTGTAGTAGCTGCTGTTGCCTTGCTTGTTGGTGTAGCGCACCGCGGTGTAGGTCTTGCCACGGTTGGTGAAGCGTGCGGAGAGGATCGGGCCGTTGCCGACAGCTTTGCCGTTGACGACCTTCTGTTCATAGATCACATCGAACTCGTCACCTTGGCGAATATCCTGGGCGAAGTCGACGTCATAGCCGAACACACTGGCCATATCCATGGTCAGGCTGTGGGACAAACCGGCTCGGGCGGCGGATTGCGACAGCGAACTGTTAATCACGCCATGAACATAGGCGGAGCGAACGGTGGGCTTGGAGGTAATGCGGTTGAACGT
This genomic stretch from Pseudomonas wuhanensis harbors:
- a CDS encoding peptidoglycan DD-metalloendopeptidase family protein, with the protein product MTTEPSKAPPLYPKTHLLAASGIAALLSLALLVFPSSDVEAKKTTLSLELESPAEQLTQDQDAADAIQATNEPAASPFAQIENSAEDTQETAQAAPVPAPAPVVEEKKAPGHKEVIVSKGDTLSTLFEKVGLPAASVHEVLASDKQAKQFSQLKHGQKLEFELSPAGQLTNLHSKVSDLESISLTKNDKGYTFNRITSKPTVRSAYVHGVINSSLSQSAARAGLSHSLTMDMASVFGYDVDFAQDIRQGDEFDVIYEQKVVNGKAVGNGPILSARFTNRGKTYTAVRYTNKQGNSSYYTADGNSMRKAFIRTPVDFARISSKFSMGRKHPILNKIRAHKGVDYAAPRGTPIKAAGDGKVLLAGRRGGYGNTVIIQHGNTYRTLYGHMQGFAKGIKTGGSVKQGQVIGYIGTTGLSTGPHLHYEFQVNGVHVDPLGQKVAMADPISKAERSRFLAQSQPLMARMDQEKTTQLASSKR